A genomic stretch from Telopea speciosissima isolate NSW1024214 ecotype Mountain lineage chromosome 7, Tspe_v1, whole genome shotgun sequence includes:
- the LOC122667564 gene encoding protein TIC 22-like, chloroplastic — protein sequence MQFPKFKQPEISSDANQAKPSLQQTFIDIRNHCSGFLQHITDSISQQQQKQPNFPFSNPNPSSLKTHLELALENLGNQAKRAFQTGISGFVSTSPSSGKNPVWARVSAQNETLSEPIHRFDLAMSTEAIEERLSGVPVYALSNSAEEFVLVSGVRTGKSLGLFCFKKEDAEALLEQMKSMDPGMRGGSRVVAVALNKVFQLKVDGVAFRFIPDSSQIKNALKERKKAGFSEDGFSGVPVFQSRSLILQSQNKKYRPVFFRKEDLENSLLRASRQQNQLNPAFKQGDIQVAVLEEIIQGMKEGSKSKWEDVVFIPPGFDISVDLPTQEKLTAMG from the exons ATGCAGTTTCCCAAGTTCAAGCAACCAGAGATTTCATCTGATGCCAATCAAGCGAAGCCAAGTCTTCAACAAACCTTCATTGACATTCGAAACCATTGCTCTGGTTTCCTACAGCACATCACGGACTCCATCAGTCAACAACAGCAAAAACAGCCCAATTTCCCTTTTTCCAATCCTAATCCATCTTCCTTGAAGACCCATCTCGAGTTAGCCTTGGAAAATCTCGGAAACCAAGCGAAACGGGCTTTCCAAACTGGCATTTCTGGTTTTGTTTCTACTTCACCGTCTTCCGGAAAAAACCCAGTTTGGGCTCGGGTTTCTGCACAGAATGAGACTCTTTCTGAACCCATTCATCGGTTCGACCTCGCCATGTCTACCGAAGCCATTGAAGAGCGTTTATCTGGTGTTCCCGTCTATGCCCTTAGCAACTCTGCTGAAGAATTCGTGCTGGTTTCAGGCGTTAGGACGGGGAAATCCCTTGGTCTCTTTTGCTTCAAGAAGGAAGACGCTGAAGCACTTCTGGAGCAAATGAAGTCTATGGACCCTGGGATGCGCGGGGGCTCGAGAGTCGTTGCTGTTGCTCTCAACAAG GTTTTCCAGCTGAAGGTTGACGGCGTTGCCTTTAGGTTCATACCTGATTCTTCTCAAATCAAGAATGCACTAAAG GAGAGGAAAAAAGCTGGATTTTCTGAGGATGGCTTCTCTGGGGTTCCAGTTTTCCAG TCACGGAGCCTTATTTTGCAAAGCCAAAACAAGAAGTATCGTCCAGTTTTCTTCAGAAAG GAGGACCTAGAGAACTCACTACTACGAGCTTCTAGACAGCAAAATCAATTAAACCCAGCCTTCAAACAGGGAGATATACAG GTTGCTGTTCTTGAGGAAATAATACAAGGAATGAAG